A genomic segment from Yimella sp. cx-51 encodes:
- the ispG gene encoding flavodoxin-dependent (E)-4-hydroxy-3-methylbut-2-enyl-diphosphate synthase, which yields MSVSLGMPSAPAPVLAPRRKTRQIKVGKVGVGSDSPVSVQSMTTTPTTDINATLQQIAELTASGCDIVRVACPSQDDAEALPAIAKKSQIPVIADIHFQPKYVFAAIDAGCAAVRVNPGNIRQFDDKVKEIGDAAKAAGVSIRIGVNAGSLDKRLLEKYGKPTAEALVESAVWEASLFEEHDFHDFKISVKHNDPVVMVRAYEMLAERGDWPLHLGVTEAGPAFQGTIKSSVAFGSLLSKGIGDTIRVSLSAPPVEEVKVGNQILQSLNLKPRKLEIVSCPSCGRAQVDVYTLADQVTAGLEGMTVPLRVAVMGCVVNGPGEAREADLGVASGNGKGQIFVKGEVIKTVPESQIVETLIEEAMRIAEEMGEPIDEESAGVPSVTVG from the coding sequence ATGAGTGTCTCCCTCGGAATGCCGTCGGCCCCGGCCCCGGTGCTCGCACCGCGGCGCAAGACCCGCCAGATCAAGGTCGGCAAGGTCGGAGTCGGTAGCGATTCACCGGTGTCGGTGCAGTCGATGACCACCACGCCCACCACCGACATCAACGCCACCCTCCAGCAGATCGCCGAGCTCACCGCCTCCGGTTGCGACATCGTGCGTGTGGCCTGCCCGTCGCAGGACGACGCCGAAGCCCTGCCGGCGATCGCCAAGAAGTCGCAGATCCCGGTGATCGCCGACATCCACTTCCAGCCGAAGTACGTCTTCGCTGCCATCGACGCCGGCTGCGCGGCCGTCCGGGTCAACCCCGGAAACATCCGCCAGTTCGACGACAAGGTGAAGGAGATCGGTGACGCCGCCAAGGCTGCGGGTGTCTCGATCCGCATCGGCGTCAACGCTGGCTCCCTCGACAAGCGTTTGCTGGAGAAGTACGGCAAGCCCACCGCCGAGGCACTCGTGGAGTCCGCGGTCTGGGAGGCCTCGCTCTTCGAGGAGCACGATTTCCACGACTTCAAGATCTCGGTGAAGCACAACGACCCGGTCGTCATGGTGCGGGCCTACGAGATGCTCGCCGAGCGTGGTGACTGGCCGCTGCACCTCGGCGTCACCGAGGCCGGCCCCGCCTTCCAGGGCACGATCAAGAGTTCGGTGGCCTTCGGTTCGTTGCTCAGCAAGGGCATCGGCGACACGATCCGCGTCTCGCTCTCGGCGCCGCCGGTCGAAGAGGTCAAGGTCGGCAACCAGATTCTGCAGAGTCTCAACCTCAAGCCTCGCAAGCTCGAGATCGTCTCGTGCCCCTCGTGCGGTCGCGCCCAGGTGGACGTCTACACCCTCGCCGACCAGGTGACCGCCGGTCTGGAGGGCATGACCGTGCCGCTGCGCGTCGCGGTGATGGGCTGCGTCGTCAACGGACCGGGCGAAGCCCGTGAAGCCGATCTCGGCGTCGCCTCCGGCAACGGCAAGGGCCAGATCTTCGTCAAGGGCGAAGTCATCAAGACCGTTCCCGAAAGCCAGATCGTCGAGACCCTCATCGAGGAGGCCATGCGCATCGCCGAGGAGATGGGCGAACCGATCGACGAGGAGTCGGCCGGCGTGCCCAGCGTCACTGTCGGCTGA
- a CDS encoding DUF402 domain-containing protein — protein sequence MTSSGPDASTPIGTPVHLDFRKYDGSEHWQEDYRLLGVDRDGVWLGMRAGTPFARPGMSTYARSDTVRLVRTDARWAACFNAPGGPSAHIYVDIVTPVQWRRTNEGFVGTLVDIDLDVVERFDGQLYIDDEDEFEEHTAAFGYPERLVADSRRAADEVYAAVQQRRPPFDGRGDRWLQRIGDREVPQE from the coding sequence GTGACCAGTTCAGGACCAGATGCCAGCACGCCGATCGGAACGCCCGTCCACCTCGATTTCCGCAAGTACGACGGATCGGAGCACTGGCAGGAGGACTACCGACTGCTGGGTGTCGACCGGGACGGCGTCTGGTTGGGCATGCGAGCCGGCACGCCCTTCGCCCGCCCGGGCATGAGCACCTACGCCCGCTCGGACACCGTTCGGCTGGTTCGTACGGACGCACGGTGGGCCGCCTGCTTCAACGCCCCGGGAGGCCCGTCCGCGCACATCTACGTCGACATCGTCACGCCGGTGCAATGGCGCCGGACCAATGAAGGTTTCGTCGGAACCCTCGTCGACATCGACCTGGACGTCGTCGAACGCTTCGACGGGCAGCTCTACATTGACGACGAGGACGAGTTCGAGGAGCACACCGCCGCGTTCGGCTATCCGGAGCGCTTGGTGGCCGACAGTCGCCGGGCCGCCGACGAGGTGTACGCGGCCGTGCAGCAGAGGCGCCCACCGTTCGACGGTCGAGGCGACCGATGGCTGCAACGGATCGGGGATCGAGAGGTACCGCAGGAGTGA
- a CDS encoding GNAT family N-acetyltransferase → MLRASRAPSALRAQDHDAALRLCATNPLANVFVAARLLTGGPPSAANVLGDASDHLRSLCWISANVVPIDIGENELDGYASRLRRYRRRSSSIFGLADQVFPLWERLERQWGTPRAIRERQPLMAVSAGELDQALPSDDRVRPARLDEVDLVLPAAAHMFTGEIGYPPYFGSDREYRRMVTSLIRNGHTYVIVEGKRVVFKADIGSLAFGVAQIQGVWVAPELRGHGLAAPAMKSVVEQVLADHAATASLYVNDFNLAAIRTYERVGFTQRDTFATVIL, encoded by the coding sequence GTGCTGCGAGCTTCCCGTGCCCCCTCGGCCCTCCGGGCCCAGGACCACGACGCTGCGCTGCGATTGTGCGCCACCAATCCGTTGGCCAATGTCTTCGTCGCCGCGCGGCTGCTGACAGGCGGTCCGCCCTCGGCGGCGAACGTGCTGGGCGATGCCAGTGATCACCTCAGGTCGCTGTGTTGGATCTCTGCCAATGTCGTGCCGATCGACATCGGCGAGAACGAACTGGACGGGTATGCCTCCAGGTTGCGCAGGTATCGGCGTCGCAGCAGCTCGATCTTCGGCCTCGCCGATCAGGTCTTTCCGCTGTGGGAACGGCTCGAACGCCAATGGGGTACACCGCGGGCGATCCGCGAACGGCAACCCCTGATGGCCGTCTCCGCCGGTGAACTCGATCAGGCACTGCCATCGGATGATCGGGTGCGTCCGGCGCGGCTGGACGAGGTCGACCTGGTGCTGCCCGCTGCAGCCCACATGTTCACCGGCGAGATCGGTTATCCGCCGTACTTCGGCTCCGATCGCGAATACCGCCGCATGGTGACGTCACTCATCCGCAACGGTCACACCTACGTGATCGTCGAAGGCAAACGGGTGGTCTTCAAGGCCGACATCGGGTCACTGGCTTTCGGCGTCGCGCAGATCCAAGGGGTGTGGGTGGCTCCTGAACTGCGCGGCCACGGGCTGGCCGCTCCGGCGATGAAATCCGTGGTCGAGCAAGTGTTGGCAGACCATGCGGCCACGGCGTCGCTCTACGTGAACGACTTCAACCTCGCCGCGATCCGCACCTATGAACGCGTCGGATTCACCCAACGCGACACCTTCGCCACGGTCATCCTGTAA
- the folP gene encoding dihydropteroate synthase, with amino-acid sequence MSDDRHCRPGCAESAPLILRGRRFDAAKPAVMAIVNRTSDSFWSGNRHSSLESALEALDAAVEAGADIVDVGGVRAGQEGDWVDDSEEIDRVVPFLAAARERHPDLLLSLDTWRSSVARAARGNVDLINDTWAGADPELAGVAAELDAGYVVSHTGGLPPRTDPVGIRYADAGATRGEEDAAVVASVVRTLRDGAARAVAAGISAERVLIDPTLDFGKTTHHSLAVLRATSEVVSLGFPVLQAISRKDFIGETLDLPADDRLEGTLAATAVATWLGATVFRAHDVRATRRVVDMVASIRGARPPARAVRGEPGGDVSIRLT; translated from the coding sequence GTGTCCGACGACCGCCACTGCCGCCCCGGCTGCGCCGAAAGTGCGCCGCTGATCCTGCGCGGTCGACGTTTCGACGCCGCAAAGCCTGCGGTCATGGCCATCGTCAACCGAACCTCCGACTCCTTCTGGTCGGGCAACCGGCACAGCTCACTCGAATCAGCGCTCGAAGCACTCGATGCCGCCGTAGAGGCCGGTGCCGACATCGTGGACGTCGGTGGGGTGCGTGCGGGTCAGGAGGGTGACTGGGTCGACGACTCCGAGGAGATCGACCGGGTCGTCCCGTTCCTTGCAGCAGCCAGGGAGCGGCACCCCGACCTTCTCCTCTCGCTCGACACCTGGCGCTCCTCGGTCGCGCGCGCAGCACGGGGAAATGTCGACCTGATCAACGACACCTGGGCGGGAGCGGACCCCGAACTCGCCGGAGTGGCAGCCGAACTCGACGCGGGATACGTGGTCTCCCACACCGGTGGCCTCCCGCCACGTACCGATCCGGTTGGCATCCGGTACGCCGATGCGGGCGCGACACGGGGCGAGGAGGACGCCGCGGTGGTCGCCTCGGTCGTGCGCACGCTGCGCGACGGTGCCGCGCGCGCCGTCGCAGCTGGGATCAGCGCGGAGAGGGTGCTCATCGACCCGACACTGGACTTCGGCAAGACCACCCACCACTCACTGGCCGTGCTGCGTGCCACCTCCGAGGTTGTGTCGCTGGGATTCCCTGTGCTGCAAGCGATCTCGCGCAAGGACTTCATCGGCGAAACCCTCGACCTGCCGGCCGACGACCGCTTGGAGGGCACCCTCGCGGCGACGGCGGTGGCCACCTGGCTCGGCGCCACGGTCTTCCGGGCACACGACGTGCGAGCCACCAGGCGGGTCGTCGACATGGTGGCGTCCATCCGTGGCGCGCGGCCCCCGGCACGGGCGGTGCGCGGTGAGCCCGGGGGCGACGTGTCGATCCGGCTCACCTGA